The following are encoded in a window of Clostridium thermarum genomic DNA:
- a CDS encoding GNAT family N-acetyltransferase, producing the protein MSGGVLAIRKAVLADVPSIQKITREAFEAYVACAGIPGSTAALTESVEDIEVDIETKHCFVAELDGVIVGSVRIEIREDNTAYLSRFGVAVNYQNHGIGASLLDYVDDVMRELGVSRIYLHTASKILSLVRFYYGRGFYIDSTTKDRGYIRALLCKEYNENCYSENSSYGTFAV; encoded by the coding sequence ATGAGCGGGGGAGTGTTAGCAATAAGAAAAGCTGTTTTAGCAGATGTACCCAGCATACAGAAAATAACAAGGGAGGCCTTTGAAGCCTATGTAGCATGTGCTGGTATACCTGGCTCCACAGCAGCCCTTACCGAAAGTGTTGAAGACATAGAAGTTGATATAGAAACAAAGCATTGTTTTGTGGCAGAGCTTGATGGGGTAATAGTAGGCAGTGTAAGAATAGAAATAAGGGAGGATAACACAGCTTATCTAAGTCGATTTGGTGTAGCTGTAAATTATCAAAATCATGGAATTGGAGCAAGCCTGCTGGATTATGTAGATGATGTCATGAGAGAACTTGGAGTAAGCAGAATTTACCTTCATACTGCATCTAAAATACTTTCTCTAGTTAGATTTTATTATGGGAGAGGTTTTTATATAGATTCAACCACAAAGGACAGAGGGTATATAAGAGCACTGCTGTGTAAAGAATATAATGAAAATTGTTATTCGGAGAACTCCTCCTATGGCACTTTTGCAGTTTAA
- a CDS encoding 3'-5' exonuclease — MKLIFFDTETTGLRPGSICQLSYIVVDTSVKPQSVRGENIFFTVDYMDPGAEEIHGFSMEDLYELSGGLYFEDYYEKLYEEFSTADFLIGHNVNFDIEFLIHELEGCGEEFTPKRVFCTMNYYKEICKCINSRGERKNPKLAELVKFLDITDDKITECSMKLFGGSGKYHDARFDTTATYLAVTEGIKKGHIPRNYFSNQTLK, encoded by the coding sequence ATGAAATTGATTTTTTTTGATACAGAAACCACAGGGCTTAGACCGGGAAGTATATGCCAGTTAAGTTATATAGTAGTAGATACCTCTGTAAAGCCACAAAGTGTAAGAGGAGAAAATATCTTTTTCACGGTAGATTATATGGACCCCGGTGCTGAAGAAATCCATGGCTTCAGTATGGAGGACCTATATGAGCTAAGTGGAGGCTTATATTTTGAGGATTATTATGAAAAGCTCTATGAGGAATTTAGTACTGCAGATTTTTTAATAGGTCATAATGTGAATTTTGATATTGAATTTTTGATACATGAATTAGAGGGCTGTGGTGAAGAGTTTACCCCTAAGAGAGTATTCTGTACTATGAACTATTATAAAGAAATCTGTAAGTGCATAAACTCAAGGGGAGAGAGAAAGAATCCAAAGCTGGCTGAATTGGTAAAATTCTTAGATATTACAGATGATAAGATTACTGAATGCAGTATGAAGCTTTTTGGGGGCAGCGGCAAATATCATGATGCAAGATTTGATACTACTGCTACCTATCTTGCCGTAACAGAAGGTATTAAAAAAGGCCACATTCCAAGGAATTACTTTTCAAATCAAACTCTTAAATAA
- a CDS encoding ACT domain-containing protein, whose product MSVPLQRLINICLHYNLCYYIYIGGGHVSKYLVINSEVLPDVYEKVVEVKELLRTNRFKDVTEAVRVVGISRSTFYKYRDHVFALKEGMKGQKATISIVIIDKPGTLSNILDNIAKQGGNIYTINQDIPINGAAYINITLDMSELKIEIKELIDILSGLNNIIKVDLIAVE is encoded by the coding sequence ATGTCCGTTCCTCTACAGAGATTAATTAATATTTGCTTACACTATAATTTATGTTATTATATTTACATTGGGGGTGGACATGTGAGTAAGTACTTAGTTATAAATTCCGAAGTTTTACCTGATGTTTATGAAAAGGTAGTGGAGGTTAAGGAACTACTAAGAACCAATAGGTTTAAGGACGTAACGGAAGCGGTACGGGTAGTAGGAATCAGCAGAAGTACCTTTTATAAGTATAGAGATCATGTATTTGCTTTGAAAGAGGGTATGAAAGGCCAGAAGGCCACTATATCAATTGTTATTATAGACAAGCCTGGAACTCTTTCGAATATATTGGACAATATAGCTAAGCAAGGTGGTAACATATATACCATAAATCAGGATATTCCAATAAATGGTGCGGCTTATATAAATATTACTTTGGACATGTCTGAGTTAAAAATTGAAATAAAGGAACTGATTGATATATTAAGCGGCTTAAATAATATAATAAAGGTTGATTTAATAGCAGTAGAATGA
- a CDS encoding HNH endonuclease: MLRCEICGKSADKHHIVHRCQGGIDYPLNIKHLCPEHHRGSKGPHKCSEVDLKYKLELQNKLEKLLPKEYYTIEKLSHLLEIKPRALKKLMINHKLHKEGYKKADVIYELMGKMIYDEVMLEHYYDFMPVFNLA, from the coding sequence TTGTTAAGGTGTGAGATTTGTGGAAAAAGTGCAGATAAGCATCATATCGTTCATAGGTGTCAAGGTGGAATAGACTATCCTCTGAATATTAAGCACCTGTGTCCTGAACATCATAGAGGCAGTAAGGGTCCACATAAGTGCAGTGAGGTTGATTTAAAGTACAAGCTTGAGCTTCAAAACAAATTAGAGAAACTTCTTCCAAAGGAGTATTATACCATTGAGAAGCTGAGCCATCTGCTTGAAATAAAGCCAAGGGCTTTAAAGAAGCTGATGATAAATCATAAACTGCACAAGGAAGGTTATAAAAAAGCAGATGTTATCTATGAACTTATGGGTAAGATGATCTATGATGAGGTAATGCTGGAGCACTATTATGATTTCATGCCGGTATTTAATTTGGCATAA